The Erigeron canadensis isolate Cc75 chromosome 1, C_canadensis_v1, whole genome shotgun sequence genome segment CCTCTTTTTCAACCCGCAAGTGTCATCATTATGTATTTATGATGTATACATGTAACATGTTAAGGATTTTGTAGAAATTTGATTTAGAATATATTACCTATTCTTCTAGGTTATAGAAAATGACAtgaaagaaaagtaaaaaaaaaatagagggtGTCATAGTCTTCTATAGCATAGTCATTCATAGACTAATGGGGTGCTggtttttgtataaaatttacATCCATATTCAACGGGCGCATTCCCCCCATTGTTTGTTGATCACAAAAACactataaaaactaaaaaagaaagaaataaagaataAGAAACAAGTCACAGATTCCTTAAACAACAACAGTCcctgcacatatatatatactttaattttattCTATTTGCAACTGCGTTAAAACAGAGCTAACACTTAACTttttcaagacacacacacagatacatatatacaccaaatatatatagatatagatatatagaaaaatggAATCAGATTATGGAGTTCCAAGAGACCTGTCTCATCTACAACTAGCTCGATCACTTTACAAACCACCACTTCCACCCTGTCTACAGGTTTTACCTTCATACTGactaatatattttttcatttcatttctgtatgtatgtatagatgaCTATATCTATGATGTATCTCTATATATGTGTCTATGCACCATGTATCATGTAATGCAATATTTGTATTCATATGGTATTTTGATGGCTTGGATTGTTTATGTTGATCATATGATCACTTTTGTtagaaattattattaaaaagttgTTTGTACTTTTTATTATGTTGATCTTCATAGTTTCATGTAGTTGATCCTGCAAGTGGGTCTGGAATATGAAGTCGACTCGATAAAAACTCAAACATGTTTGAAGTAATATTTACAAAGTACTAAATGGAatgttttgtttataattttacCAATATGGACCACAGTGCGAGTATTGGTGCATATGCACacatgtttttcttattttggtGGTACGTATGTGACACAATTACCGACTAGTGTTATTTGGGTTAAGAAATGCTATATTTGGCAAGTAATTCACAAACTATGTCATTTCACCCTTCTTTTTCACTAGTTTGTGGCAATTCTATTCTTTgtgattattttgttttttcccCTCTCGTTTGTACGTACTACTGGTCTGGTGTCATCGCGTGCATCAAATCACATTTCATTGCTCTTTGGTAATTTTGAAGGGAACTACTGTGCGAGTTGAGTTTGGTGATGCAACTACTGCAGTTGATACGTCTGGTGCTAGTGCCATTTGTCGATCATTTCCTCACACTTATGGTCAACCTTTGGCCCATTTTCTTAGAGCCAAATCCAATGTACCTAATGCACAGATCATTAGTGAGCATCCTGCAATAAGGTCCGTTTTTTCATTGCAGTTTTACATGAACAAATTTACCAGAATTGCTGGTAAAAGTGTCAATATGATCCATTTACTAATGACTGAGGGTATTTGGTTTGTATTTTTTCCAACGAGTCAAATAAAAAAGTCAGTTGACGCATCGAATGGGTTTACAGTTGCCCGGAGTCTCGCTTTAGTGCATACAACCTCCTAACTCGTTGTATTCGAAGACTTCATGaattatttaaattatgaaGTATTAAGTTTCGTAATCATTATTAAAACATTATTTGTTTGAGAAATAGACACAGAAGTGTTTTGAGTCAACCCAGCCCGCAACACTATTaatgacccattacccaacctgcccatGTTGCTACCTTTTTGTAGGTATCAAACAGAACTTGAAAAAAACTTTCCACTGTATAGTATGCTTAGCAATGAACTTGTGTTAATTGCTATCTTTCAGGGTTGGATTGGTTTTCTGCGGTAGACAATCTCCTGGAGGACATAATGTTGTGTGGGGCCTGCATGAAGCTCTCAAAATCCATAACTCTGAAAGTACCTTGCTGGGATTTCTGGGTAAGCATTAAAGCATGCTGTTAATATTTGCTTTTCTTTCTATATTTGTTATCATATAACCTTTCTGATGTTCTTATGacaattttttttgtcttcttcaTAATGATTTAAAATCTTTACCATATTCATTCCTGGATGTGATTAGGTGGTTCTGAAGGTTTATATGCTCAAAGAACACTCGAGATCACAGACGATGTTCTTTTGACCTACAAAAACCAAGGTACTAGAGTACTTACAAGCAAAGACTTTGTGACggtttctcttttatttgtAAAGTAACTTGTTTAATTATTTTCACCTCTGAAGGTGGTTACGATCTATTGGGACGAACAAaagatcaaataagaacaaaagAACAAGTCAATGCTGCAATGGCTGCATGTGAGGCTCTGAAGCTGGATGGTCTTGTAATTGTTGGAGGTATGCATGAACTATAGTTATATGATTACGGCAATGGAAATTATATTGCCTCTTGTGTTTTATTTAACAATCCctccttttgttttttaacactGAAGGGGTAAGATCAAACACAGATGCTGCTCACCTTGCTGAGACTTTTTCTCAAGCAAAGTGCTCTACAAAGGTAGACAAATATAAACCGAAATGTACTTTTGACTGAGGTAAATATATCCTGAAGTTAATTACAAACTTGAAGGTAGTAGGAGTACCTGTTACTTTAAATGGGGATCTCAAGAACCAGTTTGTGGAAGCTAATGTTGGTTTTGATACAGTTTGCAAGGTGCGGATCCGATGATCTTAATTACTTTCTATCTGTAATGACTTAATACTAAAAGAATTACAACTGCCGCATTTGTTTTACTGTAAATAACCTTTTTATTCCCAAACttgaataaaattaatttttctagCATTTCTGAAATGAAGCAATTAGTAATCACCGATTTAGAAACTAAACCTTTCTTGCTCTTTGTTTAGGTTAACTCTCAGCTCATCAGCAACCTCTGCATCGATGCTGTTTCAGCTGAGAAGGTAGTACCTCTTTATTCATAAAATCCTTTTGTTCTTCCTACGCTAttgttgatttttgagtataGTTTAAGTCCAgtgtttttttggtttgttttctAGAAAGAGGAATCCAATATGCATAACAAGAGACattaatttatttgattatgGTGTTGTATTCCCGTCTGTGAATATCTAAATGATTTTTGTTTCTTCCAGTATTACTATTTTGTTCGGATCATGGGGCAGAAGGCCTCTCATGTTGCCTTGGAATGCACTCTGCAGTCACATCCTAACATGGTGCACAATCTTTAGCACTATATACTAATTTCAGAAATTAGATGCCTACATTTTGTATTTACTCTTGTTATGTGTTCTCTGCAGGTTATTCTTGGTGAAGAAGTTGTTGCTTCAAAACTAACTATCTTTGACATAACGAAACAGATCTGTGATGCTGTGCAAGTCCGGGCAGAAAAAGGTCAGTGGTTTTCTGTGGTATCGCTGTTGTTAGAGGTGGCAGTTTCAGTTTATTTACCTAAGAATTGTTTGACTCGGGTTATTTTTATCTAGCAGATGACATGATTTAAATTGACAGAAATAGCGTAAAAAAGAACTGGTCAAGCGGGTTGTAAGACTCCTAAAAGACCTAAAgtgtttcatttttaattcacGAATCCTCATAAATCATGTATTCAAAAAATTGTTAATGCTtcaaataatataacttttgtaTCATATATCTAAATAAAATTACTGTCGAACAGAAAGTGTTACAGATCAGCCCAACTGAATctgacccattacccacattGTCTGACTGCACATTTTACCAAACTTTATTATTGTCAATGTGGTAGTTAGTATTATCAGCTTATCTTCAATAATTTGTTTATTGGGACAGAAAAGTTCCATGGAGTCATCCTACTTCCAGAAGGGCTTATAGAAAGCATTCCCGAGGTTTATGGATTGTTGCAGGTGACTAACTCATAATGTCTTTTGTTTCGGTTTATCgataagtatatttattttggCATTAAATTATTGTGTTTTCAGGAAATCCATCGATATCTTCGACAAGGTGTTTCTGTTGATAAGATATCATCAAAACTGTCACCTTGGGCATCCGCCTTATTTCAATTTTTGCCACCCTTTATCAGAGAAGAGGTTAATTTTAAAGACTATAATTTTGCAcatgttttagatttttatgCAGATTATTGCTCATAGATGACCTCAATACTGCAGCTTCTCCTTTATCCTGAATCAGATGACTCTGCACAGTTATCTCAGGTACTTTGTTTGAAGTGATAACACAACATTTGACAACATAGGTGGGTTGTCTTAAAGATAAGTACAGGTGGTGCTGTAGAAACACTTTTTTccaaaagatttaaatttttatatataacaaacgtGAGTCGATATAATTATGAAGATAATTGATGTGCttataaacattattttaacAATAACACAACTTTTTGAATATAATGATTTGAGATGTTTTATGCAATATATAATCACCAAGGTAATTTTTGACTCATTCGACTCATTTGATTTGAATCCTGGTAAACTAAGCTTTTCTTTTCATGTGATTGAGCCTGTTACATATAAAACATCACTTGAACAACTATTCCTAAGTAACGGGTCAAGACTGCTGCCTATAGTGGAAAGGATGTTATTTGTGtttcaaaagcattgattaCTGAGTTTTGACTCTCAGATTGAAACTGAGAAGCTTCTTGCTGTACTTGTAGAAGCGGAAATGAGCAAGAGAATGGTATAAAATGACCCATTTGGGCATAGCTTATTTGTTTCTGTAAATTATTACTTTTAGTATCATCATGGTTTTCAAGAACTCATTATCTATGAAATATGTTGACAGAAAGAAGGGACATACAAAGGGAAGAAATTCACTGCTATTTGTCACTTCATGGGCTATCAGTCCCGGGGTTCTCTGCCTTCAAAGTTTGATTGTGATTATGCCTATGTATGCTTCTGAGGCACCcattaatttacatattatgTGTTATACGCTAAGTACTCTCTAACCAGTCATGAGGTAATATTCATGTAGATTCTTGGACATATTTGTTATCATATTCTGGCAGCTGGTTTGAATGGTTACATGGCCACTGTAACTAACTTGAAAGATTCTTTATGCAACTGGCGTTGTGGTGCAGCTCCAATAACAGTATAATTTCTTCCTCATCTTAAATACAGTGGTTGATAATATGGGTTGGTCTGGCCGGTTGGATAATGGATCACAACCGGTCATTTATAGTACATATTGAAACAGGTGCGATCActtcttttttgtattttctttagATGATGAATGTGCTAAACTGCTAATTCCAATTACAAGTACaatattacttaaaataagCTACATCTCTGAATACAAAACTATTTAGGAGGCCGTATTCGTGAAAAGTAGGGCAACTTTCAACGTGTTCCCCTTTTAACTAAGATTTAATTTGATCTGTTTGAcataaaacataacccatatcTATACATCCACCAGCAAATGGATCAAAATCGCCACTCCTATCTTATATAGACTTGTCTCCCCTTGTCAGCCTGTTTATGAATAAGTACTGATTACTATTTTACTACTATGCAATTTTTTAGGCTATGATGGCTGTAAGGGATTATGGGCGTGCTTCTGGTTCTATGATGATTGGAATACCTGTTGTTCATCATGCTACCGTGGACTTGAGAGGCAAAGTATACGAGTATGTTTTTAAACATCCAGTTTCCCATGTCTTTGATCTTCACATTATCACATATCAAACTATTCAATGGTGAATGGCAAAAATATCTGATAATTGGAATTTTATAAACTACTAATCTGGTCCTTGAAGCACACTAAGCTCTATTCCAACTAACTGCAGGGTGTTTAGACAAAATGCAACAAAGTTTTTAATGGATGATGTCTACAGAAACCCTGGACCTCTTCAGTTTGATGGTCCGGGTGCCGACTCTAGGACTGTTACCTTAAATATTCAGGACCTGGATTACATGGGCCGGATAAAAGAACTAAACGTATACCTTGATAAGGTAAGATGCGGTTTGTATTTTATAGATAACAATTCAATATGGTCAAATAAATATACTAAAAAGGAAACGGGTCAATCGTATTGAAAGTCACCAAAAGGGTGTTCATATTCTTACAACCACCCTATCTAACTTTcctcaaaaaaattatattacctATTATAATTTCTTTTGTCATAGTAATATACAAGATTTGACAAATtagttactcgtattatatatatatatatataatggcaTGTTTTGACCTGCTCCTAATCTCTATTTCTGCAGGTACGAAGCATTGTGAAACCAGGTTGTTCTCAGGACATTCTGAAAGCCGCTCTAAGCGCTATGGCTTCTGTGACAGACATTCTTTCTGTTATGTCATCTCCTTCAGATGGCACCATCTGAAGTCATACATATGACTTTTTTGCCGACTTCAAGTTTTAATGTAACTtccatttgtttctcattttgtATAATGAGCTCTTCTAGCATCAGATTTGATCATCTGGGGAAGTTGAATAATGAAAGATGACTGCATTTTAGGTGGTTAAATGCTGCCATTTTGTAAATTCTTTGCGGGTTGTGCAAAGGTATATAGGAGAATATTTTGTTTGCTTTGTGATGGGGTTCTAGTTTGAAACTTGCTATGTTTTGGATGCTTTCAGTGGATCGAATAAGAAGTAAACAAGCATAGATTGATCTGATTTCAAGTATTCTTTGTTGCACTGTCAACTGCCCGAGCCTATATAACTTTTCAAGCATTTTGATGTTTGCTTTTGTGTGGCATCCTATGATGCCCAGTTACACATACAAAttgattgatgaagtttgtttaGGTGTGGCATCCTATGATGGCCGTTTACACATACATATTGTGATATCGATAAGTAAATCACTTGATAAATATTATCTTCTACGCAAAATATAACCCATGATCGCCAGTTTCATATAAATGGCACAGAAATGAACACACACGACTATCCTATCTGAATTGCAACAATGGGATCACGTCACAACTTCTGAATTCTGATCATGGTAGAGTTACACGTCTTGCGACCAGTAGTTCAAGTAAACGTTGCAACTTGCAACGGTAGTCAGCATGTGTAAACGAATCCCAAATGTTGGGCTGAAAGTATTTGAATgcaaaaaactatattttgctgtctttcctttcctttacattttgtatatataaaaagaaataacacaagaATGAAAGTATTTACGAGTTAGGATTCCCTCAAGCGTTCCCAAGTTTGAAATTTATGAGTAGGAAACTAGTAGGCCTTGATTTTAGTTGGTGATGGACCTTTTATCATGtctataaaattttgaatagTTCATTTGACCAACTTGATCAAAACAGAATGTCAATCTGAAATTTACTcatctatttttaaattttgacgtAGCAAAGTAAATAGAAATGTACACGTTTACAATTAAGTcggcattttttttttttttttgtaaggcGGCATTCTTCGACATTTTCTACTACTACTCATTTCCTATATGTTATGTTCGATTCTCTTTCAAACTTATTATTCCATATTATGAGTTTTTTATATGTGAGTTTTTGGGGGCAAGAAATAACCTCTCCACATCGTAAGACATTTTTTATCATAGTTCGAGTACAAGAATatcaacaaattttttttatttttgacaaattAAAGACGAATCTATGAAAGGAATGGGAATTTATGTCAAACAAGAGCCTCGTATatcttttcttcttgtttttgatttcacaatttCAAGTGACACGTTGAAATAGTCTCCGGAAAATCGTAAAAAGtagaataaaaatcaaaataaattgaCAGTTAAAAGGGAGGGTCCGCTGCCATTTGTATCTTGGTACCAAATGGCTGGCAAATGCaacaactaattaattaatattaatattaatattaatataatatatataccaaatGAAAAGTACCAGATTGCGTGCCggtttattatattagtttattcaatgttttaaaaaccggtattttagttataccggcgtggaaaaattttccggtattaccggtattatcggtaataccgaaaataccggccggtatgattatttttaatttattatatttttttgtgtaaaaatcttacaaaacttattacaatttaacaaaaatagtcaaaatgcaattataatttactcaaaaataacaccaaatatgtatttcataacaaaatataggttttaaagttcacaagtaacaaaaagtaacattaaagtatcataaaaataaatttttttaaaaatcaaaatttattttttgaaaataccggaaaataccgggaataccggaaataccggccggtattgaatagtgaaaataccagaaaaataccggacttaaaataccggcgtggtttccggtaccggtaataccggccggtatttaccggtatttaaaacattgagtttattttgtttttcattttataatttttttaaattttttttaacgattccaatttttgttttttttaatctttttgtgGTTTTGTCCCTGTACCAtatgcaaaaattggttttcgACTTTACTTATTATTCTTTTGGTCA includes the following:
- the LOC122605080 gene encoding pyrophosphate--fructose 6-phosphate 1-phosphotransferase subunit alpha-like; translated protein: MESDYGVPRDLSHLQLARSLYKPPLPPCLQGTTVRVEFGDATTAVDTSGASAICRSFPHTYGQPLAHFLRAKSNVPNAQIISEHPAIRVGLVFCGRQSPGGHNVVWGLHEALKIHNSESTLLGFLGGSEGLYAQRTLEITDDVLLTYKNQGGYDLLGRTKDQIRTKEQVNAAMAACEALKLDGLVIVGGVRSNTDAAHLAETFSQAKCSTKVVGVPVTLNGDLKNQFVEANVGFDTVCKVNSQLISNLCIDAVSAEKYYYFVRIMGQKASHVALECTLQSHPNMVILGEEVVASKLTIFDITKQICDAVQVRAEKEKFHGVILLPEGLIESIPEVYGLLQEIHRYLRQGVSVDKISSKLSPWASALFQFLPPFIREELLLYPESDDSAQLSQIETEKLLAVLVEAEMSKRMKEGTYKGKKFTAICHFMGYQSRGSLPSKFDCDYAYILGHICYHILAAGLNGYMATVTNLKDSLCNWRCGAAPITAMMAVRDYGRASGSMMIGIPVVHHATVDLRGKVYEVFRQNATKFLMDDVYRNPGPLQFDGPGADSRTVTLNIQDLDYMGRIKELNVYLDKVRSIVKPGCSQDILKAALSAMASVTDILSVMSSPSDGTI